A single genomic interval of Lathyrus oleraceus cultivar Zhongwan6 chromosome 7, CAAS_Psat_ZW6_1.0, whole genome shotgun sequence harbors:
- the LOC127107208 gene encoding uncharacterized membrane protein At1g16860 isoform X2 translates to MGSRIPSHQLSNGLYVSGRPEQPKERVPTMSSAAMPYTGGDIKKSGELGKMFDIPVDGSKSRKSGPLAGAPSRATSFGGAGSHSGPIHPNAAARAIYTTSGSMSIGGAAGSTSQKKSNSGPLSKHGEPVKRSSGPQSGGVTPTGRQNSGPLAPVLPTTGLITSGPISSGPLNSSGAPRKVSGPLEATGSMKLQGSAAAVHNQAVTVLSQVAASFTWNTYWGRRAIMGFVANYPDSELRTAKNGQFVKVSGVVTCGNVPLESSFQKVPRCVYTSTSLYEYRGWDSKAANPTHRRFSWGLRLLERRVVDFYISDFQSGLRALVKTGHGARVTPYVDDSNLFNVNPTKEELSPEFLRWLGERNLSSDDRIMRLEEGHIKEGSTVSVMGVVQRNENVLMIVPPPEPITTGCHWLKCIFPASLEGIVLRCEDMSKTDVIPV, encoded by the exons ATGGGTTCTAGAATCCCATCTCATCAGCTTAGTAATGGCCTATATGTATCAGGCCGGCCAGAGCAGCCGAAAGAAAGGGTTCCAACGATGTCCTCCGCAGCCATGCCATATACCGGCGGAGACATTAAAAAGTCGGGGGAATTAGGAAAAATGTTTGATATTCCTGTTGATGGCTCAAAGTCCAGAAAGTCTGGACCGTTAGCAGGTGCACCGTCACGAGCAACATCTTTCGGAGGAGCCGGTTCACATTCCGGACCAATTCATCCCAATGCTGCTGCTCGAGCTATCTATACTACTTCAGGTTCCATGTCTATTGGTGGCGCGGCTGGTTCAACTTCACAAAAGAAATCGAATTCCGGGCCGCTGAGTAAGCACGGGGAACCGGTTAAAAGGTCTTCCGGTCCTCAGTCTGGTGGAGTAACTCCAACTGGACGTCAAAATTCCGGACCTCTTGCCCCTGTTCTTCCGACAACAGGTCTCATTACATCGGGGCCTATATCGTCTGGCCCACTAAACTCTTCTGGTGCTCCTAGGAAAGTGTCCGGTCCTTTGGAAGCGACAGGTTCAATGAAGCTGCAAGGTTCTGCTGCTGCCGTTCACAATCAAGCTGTGACTGTTCTTAGTCAAG TTGCCGCGTCTTTCACTTGGAACACTTATTGGGGAAGAAGAGCTATAATGGGATTCGTTGCTAATTATCCGGACTCCGAGCTTAGAACTGCAAAGAATGGGCAATTTGTGAAGGTTTCCGGG GTTGTTACTTGCGGTAATGTACCTCTCGAGtcatctttccaaaaagttcCCAGATGCGTATATACATCAACAAGTTTATACGAGTATCGAGGATGGGATTCAAAAGCTGCCAATCCTACACATCGACGATTTTCTTGGGGCCTTAGACTGCTCGAA AGGCGTGTGGTTGACTTTTACATCTCCGATTTCCAGTCTGGTTTAAGGGCATTAGTTAAGACTGGTCATGGTGCTAGAGTGACCCCATATGTAGATGACTCAAATCTCTTCAATGTAAATCCAACCAAAGAAGAGTTATCTCCAGAATTCCTCCGGTGGTTGGGAGAGAGAAATTTGTCAAGCGACGACCGCATCATGCGGCTAGAAGAAGG GCATATAAAAGAAGGAAGCACAGTGAGTGTAATGGGAGTTGTTCAGAGAAATGAGAATGTGCTTATGATAGTTCCACCACCAGAGCCAATAACAACAGGCTGCCATTGGTTGAAATGTATATTTCCTGCTAGCTTGGAAGGCATAGTGTTGAGATGTGAGGACATGTCAAAGACTGATGTGATACCAGTTTAA
- the LOC127107208 gene encoding uncharacterized membrane protein At1g16860 isoform X1, which translates to MGSRIPSHQLSNGLYVSGRPEQPKERVPTMSSAAMPYTGGDIKKSGELGKMFDIPVDGSKSRKSGPLAGAPSRATSFGGAGSHSGPIHPNAAARAIYTTSGSMSIGGAAGSTSQKKSNSGPLSKHGEPVKRSSGPQSGGVTPTGRQNSGPLAPVLPTTGLITSGPISSGPLNSSGAPRKVSGPLEATGSMKLQGSAAAVHNQAVTVLSQGDEYSFRRNFPKAMLWLLILLFVMGFIAGGFILGAVHNPILLIVVVILFGLVAASFTWNTYWGRRAIMGFVANYPDSELRTAKNGQFVKVSGVVTCGNVPLESSFQKVPRCVYTSTSLYEYRGWDSKAANPTHRRFSWGLRLLERRVVDFYISDFQSGLRALVKTGHGARVTPYVDDSNLFNVNPTKEELSPEFLRWLGERNLSSDDRIMRLEEGHIKEGSTVSVMGVVQRNENVLMIVPPPEPITTGCHWLKCIFPASLEGIVLRCEDMSKTDVIPV; encoded by the exons ATGGGTTCTAGAATCCCATCTCATCAGCTTAGTAATGGCCTATATGTATCAGGCCGGCCAGAGCAGCCGAAAGAAAGGGTTCCAACGATGTCCTCCGCAGCCATGCCATATACCGGCGGAGACATTAAAAAGTCGGGGGAATTAGGAAAAATGTTTGATATTCCTGTTGATGGCTCAAAGTCCAGAAAGTCTGGACCGTTAGCAGGTGCACCGTCACGAGCAACATCTTTCGGAGGAGCCGGTTCACATTCCGGACCAATTCATCCCAATGCTGCTGCTCGAGCTATCTATACTACTTCAGGTTCCATGTCTATTGGTGGCGCGGCTGGTTCAACTTCACAAAAGAAATCGAATTCCGGGCCGCTGAGTAAGCACGGGGAACCGGTTAAAAGGTCTTCCGGTCCTCAGTCTGGTGGAGTAACTCCAACTGGACGTCAAAATTCCGGACCTCTTGCCCCTGTTCTTCCGACAACAGGTCTCATTACATCGGGGCCTATATCGTCTGGCCCACTAAACTCTTCTGGTGCTCCTAGGAAAGTGTCCGGTCCTTTGGAAGCGACAGGTTCAATGAAGCTGCAAGGTTCTGCTGCTGCCGTTCACAATCAAGCTGTGACTGTTCTTAGTCAAGGTGATGAATACTCCTTCAGAAGGAATTTTCCAAAGGCCATGTTATGGTTATTAATTCTGCTTTTTGTCATGGGTTTCATTGCTGGCGGTTTTATTCTTGGAGCCGTGCACAATCCCATTCTCCTTATTGTGGTTGTGATTCTCTTTGGTTTAGTTGCCGCGTCTTTCACTTGGAACACTTATTGGGGAAGAAGAGCTATAATGGGATTCGTTGCTAATTATCCGGACTCCGAGCTTAGAACTGCAAAGAATGGGCAATTTGTGAAGGTTTCCGGG GTTGTTACTTGCGGTAATGTACCTCTCGAGtcatctttccaaaaagttcCCAGATGCGTATATACATCAACAAGTTTATACGAGTATCGAGGATGGGATTCAAAAGCTGCCAATCCTACACATCGACGATTTTCTTGGGGCCTTAGACTGCTCGAA AGGCGTGTGGTTGACTTTTACATCTCCGATTTCCAGTCTGGTTTAAGGGCATTAGTTAAGACTGGTCATGGTGCTAGAGTGACCCCATATGTAGATGACTCAAATCTCTTCAATGTAAATCCAACCAAAGAAGAGTTATCTCCAGAATTCCTCCGGTGGTTGGGAGAGAGAAATTTGTCAAGCGACGACCGCATCATGCGGCTAGAAGAAGG GCATATAAAAGAAGGAAGCACAGTGAGTGTAATGGGAGTTGTTCAGAGAAATGAGAATGTGCTTATGATAGTTCCACCACCAGAGCCAATAACAACAGGCTGCCATTGGTTGAAATGTATATTTCCTGCTAGCTTGGAAGGCATAGTGTTGAGATGTGAGGACATGTCAAAGACTGATGTGATACCAGTTTAA
- the LOC127107209 gene encoding uncharacterized protein LOC127107209, translated as MSFSISSFSTLTTTLPSFRFKVSAMVSTTTRVVPAVIVGGGRVGKALQDLGEGQDVLVKRGESIPLDFEGPILVCTRNDDLDSVLQYTPLSRWNDLVFFQNGMLEPWLESKGLKEGNQVLAYFAVSKLGETPTDGKTDTNPEGLTAAYGKWSLAVSERLLAGGLSCKVLEKEAFQKQMLEKLIWICSVMLVGARHGGVSVGIVENEFRSELCSLIAELASAAASEKGLTFEEAIEERLCAYSRAVAHFPTAVKEFKWRNGWFYSLSEKATAQGKQDPCPLHTQWLKELKVV; from the exons ATGTCTTTCTCTATCTCTAGCTTTTCCACTCTCACCACCACGCTTCCCTCTTTCAGATTCAAAGTCTCCGCCATGGTTTCCACCACCACTAGAGTTGTTCCCGCCGTCATTGTCGGCGGTGGAAGAGTCGGAAAGGCTTTGCAAGATTTGGGAGAAGGTCAAGACGTTCTCGTAAAACGTGGAGAGTCAATTCCTCTTGATTTCGAAGGTCCTATTTTGGTTTGTACTAGAAATGATGATCTTGATTCTGTTCTTCAATACACTCCTCTTTCCAGATGGAACG ATTTGGTGTTTTTCCAGAATGGAATGTTGGAACCATGGCTTGAGAGTAAAGGTTTGAAGGAAGGGAACCAAGTGTTAGCATATTTTGCCGTGTCAAAACTCGGAGAGACCCCTACTGATGGTAAGACTGATACGAATCCTGAAGGATTGACAGCTGCTTATGGAAAGTGGTCTTTGGCTGTTTCTGAAAGATTGCTAGCCGGAGGCCTCTCTTGCAAG GTTCTGGAGAAGGAAGCATTTCAAAAGCAGATGTTAGAAAAGCTCATATGGATTTGTTCTGTCATGCTTGTTGGAGCACGTCACGGAGGGGTTTCTGTTGGTATTGTGGAAAACGAATTTCGTTCCGAA TTATGTAGCCTGATAGCTGAGCTAGCCTCAGCAGCAGCAAGTGAAAAGGGGTTAACAtttgaagaagccattgaagaACGATTGTGTGCGTATTCTCGAGCCGTTGCTCATTTTCCCACAGCAGTTAAGGAG TTCAAATGGAGAAATGGTTGGTTTTATTCTCTTTCTGAGAAAGCTACTGCCCAAGGCAAGCAGGATCCATGTCCTCTGCATACTCAATGGCTCAAAGAGTTGAAAGTTGTATAA
- the LOC127107210 gene encoding ABC transporter E family member 2, which produces MSDRLTRIAIVSNDRCKPKKCRQECKKSCPVVRTGRLCIEVTSQSKIAYISEELCIGCGICVKKCPFEAIQIINLPKDLDKDTTHRYGPNTFKLHRLPVPRPGQVLGLVGTNGIGKSTALKVLAGKLKPNLGRFTNPPDWQEILTYFRGSELQNYFTRILEDDLKAIIKPQYVDHIPKAVQGNVGQVLDQKNERDMKEELCADLELNQVIDRNVGDLSGGELQRFAIAVVAIQNAEIYMFDEPSSYLDVKQRLKAAQVVRSLLRPNSYVIVVEHDLSVLDYLSDFICCLYGKPGAYGVVTLPFSVREGINIFLSGFVPTENLRFREDSLTFKVAETPQETAEEAQTYARYKYPTMTKTQGNFRLRVVEGEFTDSQIVVMLGENGTGKTTFIRMLAGLLKPDVVEGGSEVEMPEFNVSYKPQKISPKFQSTVRHLLHQKIRDAYTHPQFMSDVMKPLLIEQLMDQEVVNLSGGELQRVALCLCLGKPADIYLIDEPSAYLDSEQRIVAAKVIKRFILHAKKTAFVVEHDFIMATYLADRVIVYEGQPSIDCQANCPQSLLTGMNLFLSHLDITFRRDPTNFRPRINKLDSTKDREQKHAGSYYYLDD; this is translated from the exons ATGTCAGATCGATTGACGCGTATTGCCATCGTCAGCAACGACAGATGCAAGCCCAAAAAGTGTCGTCAGGAGTGTAAGAAGAGTTGCCCTGTCGTCAGAACCG GTAGATTGTGTATTGAGGTTACTTCTCAATCAAAGATTGCTTACATATCCGAGGAATTGTGCATTGGATGTGGTATTTGTGTTAAG AAATGTCCTTTTGAAGCTATCCAGATTATCAACTTACCTAAGGATTTGGACAAAGACACCACTCACAGATATGGTCCTAATACTTTTAAGCTTCACAG GTTGCCGGTTCCTAGGCCGGGGCAAGTGCTTGGTTTGGTTGGGACAAATGGAATTGGGAAGTCCACCGCCCTCAAAGTTTTGGCTGGAAAGTTGAAGCCAAACTTGGGTCGTTTCACT AATCCCCCTGATTGGCAGGAAATTTTGACCTATTTTCGAGGATCTGAATTGCAGAATTACTTTACTCGCATTCTAGAGGATGATTTGAAG GCTATCATCAAGCCTCAGTATGTTGATCACATTCCAAAAGCAGTGCAAGGGAATGTAGGGCAAGTGCTAGACcaaaaaaatgaaagagatatgaagGAAGAGCTCTGTGCTGATCTTGAACTTAATCAAGTTATAGATCGTAATGTTGGTGATCTTTCAGGGGGTGAGCTCCAAAGGTTTGCGATTGCGGTTGTTGCCATCCAAAATGCTGAGATATACATGTTTGACGAACCTTCCAGTTATCTTGATGTGAAACAGAGGCTGAAAGCTGCACAAGTTGTTCGTTCATTACTAAGGCCTAATAG CTATGTAATTGTTGTTGAGCACGATCTTAGTGTCTTGGACTACTTATCAGACTTTATTTGCTGTTTGTATGGCAAGCCTGGTGCTTATGGAGTTGTAACACTTCCTTTTTCAGTCAGAGAAGGAATTAATATCTTCTTGTCTGGCTTTGTTCCAACAGAAAATCTTAGGTTTCGGGAGGACTCTCTTACCTTCAAG GTTGCAGAAACTCCTCAGGAAACTGCCGAAGAGGCTCAAACATATGCTCGATACAAATACCCAACCATGACCAAAACTCAAGGCAATTTCAGGCTTCGTGTAGTTGAAGGAGAATTTACGGATTCTCAGATTGTTGTGATGCTTGGTGAGAATGGGACCGGAAAGACTACATTCATTCGAATGCTG GCTGGTTTATTGAAACCTGACGTTGTAGAAGGTGGATCTGAGGTGGAGATGCCTGAGTTCAATGTTTCATACAAACCTCAGAAAATTAGCCCTAAGTTCCAATCAACTGTTAGACACCTGCTACATCAAAAAATCCGTGATGCATATACGCATCCCCAATTTATGTCAGATGTGATGAAACCCCTACTTATCGAACAGTTGATGGACCAAGAAGTTGTGAATCTTTCTGGTGGAGAATTGCAAAGAGTTGCCCTATGCCTTTGTCTTGGAAAG CCTGCAGATATTTATCTGATAGATGAACCAAGTGCATATCTTGATTCTGAACAACGTATTGTTGCTGCGAAAGTCATCAAAAGGTTTATTCTTCATGCAAAGAAAACAGCCTTTGTGGTCGAGCATGATTTCATCATGGCAACTTATCTTGCTGACAGAGTTATTGTCTATGAGGGTCAACCTTCAATTGATTGTCAGGCAAATTGTCCACAATCACTGCTGACTGGGATGAATCTTTTCTTATCC CATCTTGATATCACATTTAGAAGAGACCCAACTAATTTCCGCCCAAGGATCAACAAACTTGATTCAACCAAGGATAGAGAGCAAAAACACGCTGGTTCCTATTATTACCTGGATGACTGA